One Paenisporosarcina sp. FSL H8-0542 genomic region harbors:
- the mutL gene encoding DNA mismatch repair endonuclease MutL — protein MGQIRLMDEPLSNKIAAGEVVERPASVVKELVENAIDAGSTSIDVYLEEAGLQTIQITDNGSGMDGEDAILSFSRHATSKISNEHDLFRIRTLGFRGEALASISSVSKVSLWTSDGVSTGTSIEIEGGHLKKQQAGALRKGTDIKVSQLFFNTPARLKYMKTIQTELGHIIDLLNRLALCYPSIAFKLTHGEQVLLHTNGRGDLQQVVAAIYGMAIAKKMIPFEGESADYRIHGYASLPEITRASKNYLTLFVNGRWVKHYSVQQSIVNAYHTFLPIERFPLVILHIEGDPYLTDVNVHPSKQQIRLSKEKELQQLVEETIRKSLRSVMRAPEIAEKPKKMVAPSEQMDLWKSRPTPTTPTTSAPFQPMQTFNKSPESLMVKEQMEPVQSSPEPSIDHLVPVSSKEPFPELDIVGQIHGTYIVAQSADGFYLIDQHAAQERIKYEFFREKVGDVQSNERQSLLIPLSMHYSADEALRLKESANELEEVGIFLEEFGPTTFIVREYPVWFPKGFEEEIVKELVEQVLTSRKTDIKKLRENAAIMMSCKRSIKANHYLTREDMVKLMEDLKHAEHPFTCPHGRPVIVHFSTYEIEKMFKRVM, from the coding sequence ATGGGACAAATACGATTAATGGACGAACCTTTATCAAATAAAATCGCTGCGGGAGAAGTGGTGGAACGACCTGCTTCCGTCGTGAAAGAACTCGTTGAGAACGCAATTGATGCTGGCAGCACTTCCATTGATGTGTATTTGGAAGAAGCGGGACTGCAGACCATTCAAATAACGGATAACGGAAGCGGGATGGATGGAGAGGATGCAATTCTTTCATTCTCACGACATGCGACGAGCAAAATCTCAAATGAACATGATCTGTTCCGAATTCGAACACTCGGATTCCGTGGAGAAGCACTGGCCAGTATTTCATCGGTATCCAAAGTTTCTTTATGGACTTCAGACGGTGTTTCCACAGGGACAAGCATCGAGATAGAAGGGGGTCACTTAAAAAAACAACAGGCAGGCGCACTTCGTAAAGGTACAGATATCAAAGTGTCGCAGTTGTTTTTTAATACTCCGGCCCGTTTGAAATATATGAAAACGATCCAGACGGAACTTGGGCATATCATTGATTTACTTAATCGACTTGCACTATGCTATCCGTCTATCGCTTTTAAACTGACACATGGAGAACAAGTGCTTCTTCATACAAATGGTCGGGGTGATTTGCAACAAGTCGTTGCAGCTATTTATGGCATGGCCATCGCAAAAAAAATGATTCCTTTTGAAGGGGAATCAGCAGATTACCGAATCCATGGCTATGCGTCATTACCGGAAATCACACGCGCTTCGAAAAATTACCTGACTCTATTTGTCAATGGACGTTGGGTAAAACATTATAGTGTCCAGCAATCAATCGTCAATGCTTACCACACGTTTTTGCCGATTGAACGCTTTCCACTGGTTATCCTTCATATAGAAGGCGATCCATATTTAACAGATGTTAACGTTCATCCTTCGAAACAACAAATTCGTTTGAGCAAAGAAAAAGAGTTGCAACAGTTGGTCGAGGAAACGATTCGGAAGAGTTTGAGATCCGTTATGCGGGCACCTGAAATTGCAGAAAAACCGAAAAAGATGGTTGCGCCAAGCGAACAAATGGATTTGTGGAAATCAAGACCAACACCAACAACACCAACAACATCTGCTCCATTCCAGCCGATGCAGACTTTCAATAAAAGTCCAGAATCGTTAATGGTGAAAGAGCAGATGGAACCGGTCCAATCTTCACCTGAGCCATCAATCGACCATCTGGTACCAGTATCGTCCAAGGAACCTTTTCCGGAGTTGGATATCGTCGGACAAATCCACGGAACGTATATCGTAGCCCAAAGTGCTGATGGTTTTTACTTAATCGATCAACATGCGGCACAGGAACGGATTAAATATGAATTTTTCCGTGAGAAGGTAGGCGATGTGCAGTCGAATGAAAGACAATCTCTGCTCATCCCTCTGTCCATGCATTATTCTGCTGACGAAGCACTTCGATTAAAAGAATCGGCAAATGAACTTGAAGAAGTGGGGATTTTTCTCGAAGAGTTCGGCCCGACAACGTTTATTGTGCGGGAGTACCCCGTATGGTTTCCGAAAGGGTTCGAAGAAGAGATTGTAAAAGAACTCGTTGAACAAGTACTGACAAGCCGTAAAACAGACATCAAGAAATTACGCGAAAATGCAGCGATTATGATGAGTTGCAAACGTTCCATTAAAGCCAATCACTATTTGACGAGAGAAGATATGGTCAAACTGATG
- the mutS gene encoding DNA mismatch repair protein MutS — MNTYTPMIQQYLQVKSEYTDAFLFFRLGDFYELFFDDAINASQILEITLTSRDGGSKDRIPMCGVPHHAAQNYIETLIQKGHRVAICEQTEDPKQAKGVVKREVVRLITPGTIIEGKNMDGKSNHFIASAEELDENRFAYAYLDLSTGEGTSAILTGTEKNLIQELQTLSIRELVVPEQLFVLLSDLADVHSILLSIEETQLEAQADESFTEHNPVEVRGACRRLVNYLHRTQKRSLEHIQAFQFQEREELLTIDFHSKRNLELVQSIRGGDQKGSLYWLLDETMTAMGGRKLKQWLHQPLANRMKIEERLEIVTEMLEAYFSRADIRESLKEVYDLERLIGRISFGTASGRDLSQLRQSILQIPLIKTQLIESGKPALKKAADQLDECEELLSLLQEAIADHPPLSVKEGDIIRDGFHERLDELRYAKKNGKDWIAALELKERERTGIKGLKIGYNRIFGYFIEITKSNIHLADMARYERKQTLANAERYITDELKEKESLILTAEEESLALEYSLFVDIREQVKQYIPQVQQLAAKVSELDVFTSFAEVSDQYRLTKPKFHDGLELNIVNGRHPVVEKMMNKQHYVPNDCALTSEENMLLITGPNMSGKSTFMRQVAITVIMGQMGCYVPAEQALLPVTDQIFTRIGAADDLAAGQSTFMVEMLESTYAITHATERSLLLFDEIGRGTSTYDGMALAQAMMEYIHHEIRANTLFSTHYHELTQLEKQLDKLRNVHVAAVEQSGKVVFLHKVKNGPADKSYGIHVAELAQLPEPILARARDILQELETGKEHNLKDTQSSVNEQLTFFQETKKDAENISKEPQQEDVLTTIRDLDISGTTPMKALQFLYELQQKIGK; from the coding sequence ATGAACACCTATACACCTATGATTCAACAATACTTACAAGTTAAATCCGAATATACAGACGCCTTTTTGTTTTTCCGATTGGGCGATTTTTATGAATTATTTTTCGATGATGCCATCAATGCATCACAAATACTTGAAATCACACTGACGAGTCGTGATGGAGGAAGTAAAGACCGCATTCCTATGTGTGGTGTGCCACATCACGCAGCGCAAAATTATATAGAAACACTCATTCAAAAAGGTCACCGCGTGGCAATTTGTGAGCAAACGGAAGATCCTAAACAAGCAAAAGGAGTCGTTAAGCGTGAAGTTGTTCGTTTAATTACACCTGGTACGATTATTGAAGGTAAAAATATGGATGGCAAAAGCAATCATTTTATCGCTTCGGCAGAAGAACTGGATGAAAATCGCTTTGCTTATGCTTATTTGGATTTATCGACAGGCGAAGGTACTAGCGCGATACTAACAGGCACTGAAAAGAATTTAATTCAAGAATTGCAAACGTTATCCATCCGGGAACTCGTTGTACCTGAGCAACTGTTTGTGCTACTGTCAGATTTGGCTGACGTGCATTCCATTTTACTATCCATCGAAGAGACCCAACTCGAAGCACAAGCTGATGAATCCTTTACGGAACATAATCCAGTCGAGGTGCGTGGAGCTTGTCGACGATTGGTGAACTATTTACACCGCACACAAAAACGTTCACTTGAGCATATTCAAGCATTCCAATTCCAGGAACGCGAGGAGCTTTTGACGATAGATTTTCATTCCAAACGCAATTTAGAGCTGGTTCAATCCATTCGTGGTGGTGATCAAAAAGGTTCACTATACTGGTTGCTCGATGAAACAATGACCGCTATGGGTGGACGCAAATTAAAGCAGTGGTTGCATCAACCTTTAGCAAATCGTATGAAAATTGAAGAGCGCTTGGAAATCGTCACTGAAATGCTGGAAGCCTATTTCTCCCGAGCGGATATTCGAGAAAGCTTAAAAGAAGTATATGATTTGGAACGTTTGATTGGTCGCATTTCTTTTGGCACTGCTAGTGGCCGGGACTTAAGTCAATTAAGACAATCGATTCTTCAAATTCCATTGATTAAAACCCAATTGATTGAAAGTGGTAAACCTGCGCTTAAAAAAGCGGCTGACCAGTTAGATGAGTGTGAAGAGCTTTTGAGTTTGCTGCAAGAAGCAATCGCCGATCATCCACCTCTTTCAGTTAAAGAAGGGGATATCATCCGTGACGGTTTTCACGAACGCTTGGACGAGCTCCGCTATGCGAAGAAGAACGGCAAAGACTGGATTGCTGCTCTCGAGTTGAAGGAACGGGAACGGACTGGCATCAAAGGGCTTAAAATAGGCTATAACCGTATCTTTGGGTATTTCATTGAAATCACAAAATCAAATATTCACTTGGCTGATATGGCACGCTACGAAAGAAAACAAACGTTAGCTAATGCGGAACGATATATTACGGATGAACTGAAAGAAAAAGAGTCTTTGATTTTAACAGCAGAAGAAGAAAGTTTAGCATTGGAGTATTCTCTTTTCGTCGACATACGTGAACAAGTGAAACAATACATTCCACAAGTTCAGCAACTGGCAGCCAAGGTAAGTGAACTGGATGTATTTACGAGTTTTGCTGAAGTGTCTGACCAATATCGACTGACTAAACCAAAGTTTCATGACGGTTTGGAACTGAATATCGTTAACGGACGTCATCCTGTAGTTGAAAAAATGATGAACAAACAGCATTATGTACCGAATGATTGTGCCCTGACATCCGAAGAGAATATGTTGCTCATTACAGGACCCAATATGTCGGGTAAAAGTACATTCATGCGACAAGTGGCTATTACGGTCATTATGGGGCAAATGGGTTGCTACGTGCCGGCAGAACAAGCATTGCTGCCTGTGACCGATCAAATTTTTACACGTATTGGTGCAGCGGATGATTTAGCAGCTGGTCAAAGTACCTTCATGGTCGAAATGCTGGAATCCACATACGCAATAACGCATGCGACTGAACGCAGCCTCTTGCTGTTCGATGAAATTGGTAGGGGTACGTCCACTTACGATGGGATGGCTCTCGCTCAAGCAATGATGGAATACATTCATCATGAAATTCGTGCAAATACCTTATTTTCAACACACTACCATGAATTAACGCAGCTCGAAAAACAGCTGGATAAATTACGCAATGTTCATGTAGCTGCGGTCGAGCAGAGTGGCAAAGTGGTCTTTTTACACAAAGTGAAAAATGGTCCAGCTGATAAGAGTTACGGGATCCATGTGGCGGAACTGGCTCAGTTACCTGAACCGATTCTTGCTAGGGCAAGAGACATTCTTCAAGAGCTTGAAACTGGTAAGGAACATAATCTTAAAGATACACAGTCTTCTGTAAATGAACAATTAACATTCTTCCAAGAAACGAAGAAAGATGCTGAGAATATTTCAAAAGAACCTCAGCAAGAGGATGTCCTGACAACCATAAGAGATTTGGATATTTCCGGAACAACACCGATGAAGGCACTTCAGTTCTTATATGAATTGCAACAAAAAATCGGTAAATAA
- the cotE gene encoding outer spore coat protein CotE, whose translation MALKYTRQIVTKAVVAKGKKRAEASETLRPPNNPSSILGCWVINHTHQAKKHGKFVEVSGKYDINVWYAHHDHSKTSVFSETVPYRERIKLHYREDDSQGVEDIHVRVIQQPNCTEAIITPDGEQFKVTVERELHAEVVGETTVVIQVQPGDYEEEWSYKDESSSSSSTSTFSDAKESSSFS comes from the coding sequence ATGGCTTTGAAATATACCCGTCAAATCGTGACGAAAGCAGTCGTGGCGAAAGGTAAAAAGAGAGCAGAAGCTAGTGAAACGTTACGTCCACCAAATAACCCTTCTAGCATTTTAGGGTGTTGGGTTATTAATCACACTCACCAAGCGAAGAAACATGGTAAATTTGTGGAAGTGTCTGGAAAGTACGACATCAATGTGTGGTATGCACATCACGACCATTCTAAAACCTCTGTATTTTCAGAAACAGTACCATACAGAGAGCGTATTAAACTTCATTATCGTGAAGATGATTCACAAGGTGTTGAGGACATACATGTACGTGTCATACAACAACCGAATTGCACGGAAGCCATCATTACACCGGATGGCGAGCAATTTAAAGTAACAGTAGAAAGAGAATTGCATGCAGAAGTTGTTGGTGAAACAACAGTTGTTATTCAAGTTCAACCAGGTGATTACGAGGAAGAATGGTCATATAAAGACGAAAGTTCATCTTCATCGTCAACTTCAACATTTAGTGATGCTAAAGAGTCCTCATCATTCTCTTAA
- a CDS encoding YlbF family regulator → MTTKYTKDDIIAKAKEIADMIAQTEEVDFFKRAEAQINENQKIREKIASLKSLQKQAVNFQHYGKEKALTLIEGKIEKIEEEIDEIPIVQEFKQSQGDVNDLLQLVANTIANNVTNQIIESTEGDLLRGETGSRVQNTKPGSCS, encoded by the coding sequence ATGACAACGAAATATACAAAAGATGATATTATTGCAAAAGCTAAAGAAATCGCAGATATGATTGCACAAACAGAAGAAGTGGATTTCTTTAAACGTGCGGAAGCGCAAATTAATGAAAATCAAAAAATCCGTGAAAAAATTGCGAGTTTGAAGAGTCTTCAAAAACAAGCAGTTAATTTCCAACATTACGGTAAAGAAAAAGCATTAACATTAATTGAAGGTAAAATCGAGAAAATCGAAGAAGAAATTGATGAAATCCCGATTGTTCAAGAATTCAAGCAATCACAAGGGGATGTAAATGATTTACTTCAATTAGTAGCAAATACTATTGCCAACAATGTAACAAACCAAATCATCGAATCAACGGAAGGCGATTTACTTCGCGGAGAAACAGGTTCAAGAGTACAAAATACTAAACCAGGCAGTTGCTCATAA
- the miaB gene encoding tRNA (N6-isopentenyl adenosine(37)-C2)-methylthiotransferase MiaB, whose product MNEEQRLHNSQVKETNKTEKDYSKYFQSVYVAPSLKEAKKRGKEEVAYHKDFAIQPEFLGMGQGRKFFIRTFGCQMNEHDTEVMAGIFLQLGYTPTQSVQEANVILLNTCAIRENAENKVFGELGHYKKIKRDNPDVLIGVCGCMSQEESVVNKILKTYNQVDMIFGTHNIHRLPHILNEAYLSKEMVIEVWSKEGDVIESLPKVRRGEIKAWVNIMYGCDKFCTYCIVPYTRGKERSRRPEDIIQEIRQLAAQGYKEVTLLGQNVNAYGKDFDDLTYRLGDLMNDLRQIDMPRIRFTTSHPRDFDDHLIEVLAKRGNLVEHIHLPVQSGSSSMLKLMARKYNREQYLELVSKIKVAIPDAALTTDIIVGFPNETDEQFEETMSLYEEVGFEHAYTYIYSPREGTPAAKMEDNVPMDVKKQRLQRLNNLVNKLSAETMQAYDGQIVEVLVEGESKKNSAVLAGYTRTSKLVNFEGPNDIIGKLVHVKITNTKTWSLEGELIEVLSGQEVGVL is encoded by the coding sequence ATGAACGAAGAGCAACGCTTACATAATTCACAAGTAAAAGAAACGAATAAAACGGAAAAAGACTACAGTAAGTATTTCCAATCAGTTTATGTGGCACCATCTTTGAAAGAAGCAAAGAAACGTGGTAAAGAAGAAGTAGCTTACCATAAAGATTTTGCGATTCAACCTGAATTTTTGGGAATGGGACAAGGTCGTAAGTTTTTCATTCGGACATTCGGATGTCAAATGAATGAACACGATACAGAAGTAATGGCAGGTATATTCCTGCAACTGGGCTATACGCCAACTCAGAGTGTACAAGAAGCAAATGTCATCTTGCTGAACACATGTGCCATCCGTGAGAATGCCGAGAATAAGGTGTTTGGTGAACTTGGCCACTACAAAAAGATTAAACGTGATAATCCAGATGTGTTGATCGGTGTTTGTGGTTGCATGTCTCAAGAGGAATCAGTTGTCAATAAAATATTAAAAACTTATAATCAAGTCGACATGATTTTCGGTACTCACAATATTCATCGTTTGCCTCACATTTTAAATGAAGCCTATCTGTCAAAAGAAATGGTCATTGAGGTGTGGTCAAAAGAAGGAGACGTCATCGAAAGTTTGCCTAAAGTCCGACGTGGCGAAATCAAAGCGTGGGTCAATATTATGTATGGATGCGACAAATTCTGTACGTACTGTATTGTTCCATATACAAGAGGAAAAGAACGGAGCCGCAGACCTGAAGATATCATACAGGAAATCAGACAGCTAGCGGCACAAGGATATAAAGAAGTCACTTTACTTGGGCAAAATGTGAATGCATATGGGAAAGATTTCGACGATCTTACATATCGACTGGGTGATTTGATGAATGATCTTCGTCAAATCGATATGCCACGCATTCGTTTTACAACAAGCCATCCACGAGATTTTGACGATCACTTGATTGAAGTGCTCGCGAAGCGTGGAAATCTAGTGGAACATATTCATTTACCTGTCCAATCAGGTTCCTCCAGTATGCTAAAACTAATGGCCCGTAAATATAACCGTGAACAATATTTGGAATTGGTCAGCAAAATTAAAGTTGCGATTCCTGATGCGGCATTGACTACGGATATTATTGTCGGATTCCCGAACGAAACGGACGAGCAGTTTGAGGAAACCATGTCTTTATATGAAGAAGTTGGGTTTGAACATGCCTATACGTATATCTATTCACCTCGTGAAGGGACACCGGCTGCCAAAATGGAAGATAATGTTCCGATGGATGTGAAGAAACAACGTTTGCAAAGGTTAAACAATCTTGTCAACAAATTATCAGCAGAGACAATGCAGGCTTATGATGGCCAAATTGTTGAAGTATTGGTTGAAGGTGAAAGTAAGAAAAATTCAGCGGTACTTGCGGGTTATACAAGAACAAGCAAGCTAGTGAATTTTGAAGGTCCGAATGATATTATCGGTAAATTGGTTCACGTGAAGATTACAAATACAAAAACATGGTCTCTAGAAGGCGAATTAATCGAAGTTCTATCAGGCCAAGAAGTGGGTGTCTTATGA
- a CDS encoding 2-oxoacid:ferredoxin oxidoreductase subunit beta: protein MVTFKDFRNNVKPNWCPGCGDFSVQAAIQRAAANVGIEPTDLAVISGIGCSGRISGYIHSYGFHGIHGRALPIAQGLKMANRDLNVIASGGDGDGFAIGMGHTIHAIRRNIDITYIVMDNQIYGLTKGQTSPRSAAGFKTKSTPGGAIEPSLAPLEMALTSGATFVAQGFSSDLKELTSIIEAGINHKGFSFINVFSPCVTYNKINTYDWFKERITKLSTVEGYDSSNRPQAMATLMEHESLVTGIIYQNNEQPSYQEMVSGYAETPLSTEDLMMSQRDFDELVKEFL from the coding sequence ATGGTAACATTTAAAGATTTTCGCAATAATGTAAAACCCAACTGGTGTCCAGGCTGTGGCGACTTTTCCGTACAGGCAGCTATTCAACGTGCAGCAGCTAATGTAGGGATCGAACCAACAGATTTAGCGGTTATTTCCGGAATTGGTTGCTCAGGTCGAATTTCTGGATATATACATTCATACGGATTCCACGGGATTCACGGTCGTGCACTTCCGATTGCTCAAGGTTTGAAAATGGCTAATCGTGATTTGAACGTAATTGCTTCAGGTGGAGATGGAGATGGTTTTGCGATCGGGATGGGACATACAATCCACGCGATTCGCCGAAATATCGATATCACATATATCGTCATGGATAATCAGATTTACGGTCTGACAAAAGGGCAAACATCGCCTCGTTCAGCAGCAGGTTTCAAAACGAAATCTACGCCTGGAGGTGCGATTGAACCTTCTCTTGCTCCACTGGAAATGGCTTTAACGTCTGGTGCAACATTTGTAGCACAAGGATTCTCTTCCGATTTAAAAGAATTGACAAGTATCATTGAAGCTGGAATTAACCATAAAGGATTTTCGTTCATCAACGTATTCAGTCCATGTGTTACTTACAACAAAATAAACACATATGATTGGTTCAAGGAACGCATCACAAAACTTTCAACTGTCGAAGGATACGATTCATCCAACCGTCCACAAGCAATGGCAACGTTAATGGAACATGAAAGCCTTGTAACAGGCATCATCTATCAAAACAACGAACAACCTTCTTATCAGGAAATGGTGTCAGGCTACGCTGAAACGCCATTATCAACAGAAGATTTAATGATGAGCCAAAGAGATTTCGATGAACTTGTAAAAGAATTTTTGTAA
- a CDS encoding 2-oxoacid:acceptor oxidoreductase subunit alpha gives MLHQLSWKVGGQQGEGIESTGEIFSMAMNRLGYFLYGYRHFSSRIKGGHTNNKICVRTTEVRTIPDDLDILVAFDQETIDVNYKELTASSVILADTKFNPEHPEDCVATMYSVPFTEIASELGTSLMKNMVAIGATSALLNLDKTVFQSVVDEIFGRKGETIVEKNMQAIQQGYEVMAQHLGDRIGEWELEPADGKHRLFMIGNDAIALGALAAGVRFMAAYPITPASEIMEYLIKKLPKFGGAVIQTEDEIAAATMAIGANYGGVRSFTASAGPGLSLMMEAIGLSGMTEQPLVIVDTQRGGPSTGLPTKQEQSDLMQMIYGTHGEIPKVVIAPSTGKEAFFDTIEAFNIAEELQLPVIILSDLQLSLGKQTVEPFDYSKVALRRGRLKVEEELVAAEDKSYFKRYEVTEDGVSPRVIPGMKNGIHHVTGVEHDETGKPSESAANRQLQMDKRMRKMEHVNFPNPVHVYAPHEEADVLLVGFNSTRGVLEEVQANLNAQGIRANHAHIRLIQPFPTAHVSPLIVAAKKVLVVENNATGQLANIIKMNVGAHDKIVNVLKYDGTPFLPRELTNRVKELLSDGNI, from the coding sequence ATGTTACATCAGCTTTCATGGAAAGTCGGTGGGCAACAAGGGGAAGGAATCGAAAGTACCGGAGAAATTTTCTCAATGGCGATGAATCGCTTAGGGTATTTCTTGTACGGCTATCGTCACTTTTCTTCACGTATTAAAGGTGGACACACGAATAATAAAATCTGTGTACGAACGACAGAAGTTCGCACAATACCAGATGATTTAGATATTTTAGTTGCATTTGACCAAGAAACAATTGATGTAAACTATAAAGAACTGACAGCTTCAAGCGTCATTTTGGCTGATACGAAATTTAATCCCGAACACCCAGAAGATTGTGTTGCGACCATGTACAGCGTTCCGTTTACGGAAATTGCATCTGAACTCGGCACGTCTTTAATGAAAAACATGGTGGCAATTGGTGCTACATCCGCTTTGTTAAATTTGGATAAAACTGTTTTCCAAAGCGTAGTCGATGAAATTTTCGGCCGCAAAGGCGAGACAATTGTTGAAAAAAACATGCAAGCGATCCAACAAGGTTATGAAGTGATGGCGCAACATTTGGGCGATCGGATTGGTGAGTGGGAACTTGAGCCTGCAGATGGGAAACATCGTTTGTTTATGATTGGAAACGATGCTATCGCTTTAGGTGCACTTGCAGCTGGTGTTAGATTTATGGCAGCCTATCCTATTACTCCTGCATCTGAAATAATGGAATACTTGATTAAGAAATTGCCGAAATTTGGTGGGGCTGTAATTCAAACTGAGGATGAAATTGCCGCTGCAACCATGGCGATTGGCGCAAACTACGGTGGGGTTCGTTCATTTACTGCTTCTGCGGGTCCTGGTTTATCTTTAATGATGGAAGCAATCGGTTTGTCAGGTATGACCGAGCAACCGCTCGTCATTGTTGATACACAACGTGGTGGCCCATCAACAGGTTTGCCGACGAAACAAGAACAATCCGATTTAATGCAGATGATTTATGGTACACACGGGGAGATCCCAAAAGTGGTCATCGCTCCAAGTACGGGCAAAGAAGCATTTTTCGATACAATTGAAGCGTTTAATATTGCGGAAGAATTACAACTGCCTGTTATTATTTTATCCGATTTACAGCTATCGTTAGGTAAACAAACGGTGGAACCATTTGATTACAGCAAAGTGGCACTTCGCAGAGGCCGTCTAAAAGTGGAAGAAGAATTAGTAGCTGCCGAAGATAAATCATACTTTAAACGCTACGAAGTGACGGAAGATGGTGTGTCTCCTCGTGTCATTCCTGGAATGAAAAATGGAATTCACCACGTTACTGGTGTTGAACACGACGAAACTGGCAAGCCTTCTGAATCGGCTGCAAATCGTCAACTGCAAATGGACAAGCGTATGAGAAAAATGGAGCATGTCAATTTCCCGAACCCTGTTCATGTATATGCACCTCATGAAGAAGCGGATGTCCTGTTAGTGGGCTTCAATTCGACTCGAGGGGTACTAGAAGAAGTTCAGGCGAATTTAAATGCACAAGGTATTCGTGCTAATCATGCACATATCCGTTTAATCCAGCCTTTCCCGACTGCACATGTTTCACCACTTATTGTGGCTGCGAAAAAAGTACTGGTCGTTGAAAATAATGCAACTGGTCAACTGGCAAATATTATTAAAATGAATGTTGGCGCTCATGACAAAATCGTGAACGTATTAAAATATGATGGAACACCTTTCTTGCCAAGAGAATTAACGAATCGCGTAAAGGAGTTGCTCTCAGATGGTAACATTTAA
- a CDS encoding stage V sporulation protein S: MESLKVSSRSNPNSVAGALVAVIREKGYAEMQAVGAGALNQAVKAVAIARGFVAPSGTDLICSPAFTDIVISGEDRTAIKLLVEKRTRAQ, from the coding sequence GTGGAATCATTAAAAGTATCTTCAAGATCTAATCCAAACTCAGTTGCAGGTGCATTAGTTGCAGTCATCCGTGAAAAAGGGTATGCAGAAATGCAAGCAGTTGGAGCAGGAGCACTTAATCAAGCGGTAAAAGCAGTTGCAATTGCACGTGGCTTTGTCGCGCCGAGTGGCACCGATTTAATTTGTTCTCCGGCATTTACAGATATTGTGATCTCTGGGGAAGACCGGACAGCTATTAAGCTTTTAGTTGAAAAACGTACAAGAGCACAATAA
- a CDS encoding TIGR00282 family metallophosphoesterase, translated as MKVLFIGDIVGSIGRDAVEDYLPRLKRKYQPDVVIANGENAAAGRGITQKIFQDLLYMGVDVVTMGNHTWDQKEIFDFIDDTDYLIRPANFSDEAPGKGMTTITKNGHTLSVINLHGRTFLPPHDDPFKKATELVNEAKQISPLIFVDFHAEATSEKIAMGWHLDGEVSAVVGTHTHVQTADARIYPNGTAYITDVGMTGPYDGVLGMKKEDVLYRFQTNMPARFEVPKSGRSVLSAFFVELDNQTGKATSFERIYINEDYPFRG; from the coding sequence ATGAAAGTATTATTTATTGGAGACATCGTTGGATCGATTGGTCGCGATGCAGTAGAAGATTATTTACCAAGATTGAAAAGAAAATATCAACCAGACGTGGTCATTGCAAATGGCGAAAATGCTGCAGCAGGTCGAGGCATAACTCAAAAGATATTTCAAGATTTGCTTTATATGGGAGTCGACGTTGTGACGATGGGGAACCATACATGGGATCAAAAAGAAATTTTTGATTTCATTGATGATACTGATTATTTAATTCGTCCGGCAAACTTTTCAGATGAAGCACCGGGTAAGGGCATGACGACTATTACAAAAAACGGTCATACGTTATCCGTGATTAATTTGCATGGCCGTACATTTTTACCGCCACATGATGATCCATTCAAAAAAGCGACTGAGCTTGTAAATGAAGCAAAGCAAATATCTCCACTGATTTTTGTTGATTTTCATGCAGAAGCAACGAGTGAAAAAATAGCGATGGGTTGGCATTTAGATGGGGAAGTATCCGCCGTTGTTGGTACGCATACACATGTCCAGACAGCAGATGCCCGCATTTATCCAAATGGAACAGCGTACATCACGGACGTCGGGATGACAGGTCCTTACGACGGCGTACTTGGGATGAAGAAAGAAGATGTACTGTATCGTTTCCAGACGAATATGCCCGCTCGTTTTGAGGTACCAAAGTCAGGAAGATCTGTACTCAGCGCATTTTTCGTAGAGTTGGATAACCAAACAGGAAAAGCCACTTCGTTTGAACGTATTTATATCAACGAAGATTATCCTTTCAGAGGATAA